One Mycoavidus sp. HKI genomic region harbors:
- the htpX gene encoding zinc metalloprotease HtpX has product MFNWIKTTLLMAAITGLFIAVGAMIGGQQGMVIAFSFALIMNFFSYWFSDKMVLRMYNAQEVDEISAPQFYRMVRELAIRAELPMPRVYLIDEAAPNAFATGRNPQHAAVAATTGLLRILSEREIRGVMAHELAHVKHRDILLSTLSATMAGAISALANFAMFFGGRDEHGRPTNPLASIAVAIFAPLAAALIQMAISRAREFEADRGGALISGEPQALALALEKIHHYAKGVPFAAAESHPATAQMMIMNPLSGASLARLFSTHPEVEERVARLMEMARVGHYPI; this is encoded by the coding sequence ATGTTCAATTGGATCAAAACAACCCTATTAATGGCCGCTATCACGGGCCTATTTATTGCTGTTGGCGCGATGATTGGTGGCCAGCAAGGGATGGTGATTGCGTTCTCATTTGCGCTCATCATGAACTTTTTTTCCTATTGGTTCTCTGACAAAATGGTGCTGCGCATGTACAACGCGCAGGAAGTCGATGAAATCAGCGCGCCACAGTTCTACCGAATGGTGCGTGAACTGGCGATACGCGCTGAGCTGCCGATGCCACGTGTCTATTTGATTGATGAAGCTGCGCCGAATGCTTTTGCGACTGGGCGTAATCCGCAACATGCAGCGGTCGCCGCGACTACCGGGCTGTTGCGGATTTTGTCTGAGCGCGAAATCCGCGGCGTGATGGCACATGAGCTAGCCCATGTGAAGCATCGCGATATCTTATTATCAACGCTTTCTGCCACGATGGCGGGGGCGATTTCGGCCTTGGCCAATTTCGCCATGTTCTTTGGCGGGCGTGATGAGCATGGCCGTCCGACCAATCCGTTAGCCAGCATTGCTGTGGCTATTTTTGCGCCTTTGGCTGCGGCGCTGATTCAAATGGCTATTTCTCGAGCGCGTGAATTTGAAGCCGACCGGGGCGGCGCCCTCATTTCGGGTGAGCCGCAAGCATTGGCCTTAGCGCTTGAAAAGATTCATCACTATGCAAAGGGCGTTCCCTTTGCGGCAGCTGAATCTCATCCGGCGACAGCGCAGATGATGATTATGAACCCTCTCTCAGGCGCTTCGCTTGCGCGCCTTTTTTCGACTCACCCCGAGGTTGAAGAGCGGGTGGCGCGTTTAATGGAAATGGCGCGCGTCGGGCATTATCCAATTTGA
- the fmt gene encoding methionyl-tRNA formyltransferase, with protein MSQNLKVIFAGTPAFAATILAAIHAAGFAVPLVLTQPDRPAGRGMKLTASPVKQFALEQGLAVIQPASLRTDGKFPLEAAAALDRLHSIPHEVMVVAAYGLLLPQTVLDIARHGCLNAHASLLPRWRGAAPIQRALAAGDTQTGITLMQMDAGLDTGPMLSRAQIPISPADTAATLHDKLASLGAQLIVEELRLLAEQGKLLATPQPVEGVTYAQKISKHEARLNWQLPAKRLACQVRAFDPFPGTFAMLDDEPLKIWEAAPVAAHKVAMPGEIIEITANAVTIACGADALRVTQWQKPGGKRLPVGEFLKGFTLREGQRFVV; from the coding sequence ATGTCTCAGAATTTAAAAGTGATTTTTGCCGGTACGCCGGCATTTGCTGCGACGATCCTCGCGGCTATTCATGCGGCAGGTTTTGCGGTACCGCTTGTACTGACGCAGCCTGATCGGCCAGCGGGCCGTGGCATGAAGCTCACGGCCAGCCCGGTTAAGCAGTTTGCCCTTGAACAAGGCTTGGCCGTTATCCAACCGGCATCACTACGCACGGATGGTAAATTTCCGCTTGAAGCGGCGGCTGCATTGGATCGTTTGCATTCAATCCCGCATGAGGTCATGGTGGTTGCGGCATATGGCTTGCTGCTGCCGCAAACAGTGCTCGATATTGCTCGGCACGGTTGTCTCAATGCTCATGCTTCTTTGCTCCCGCGCTGGCGTGGGGCGGCGCCAATCCAACGCGCACTTGCCGCGGGTGACACGCAAACCGGCATTACACTAATGCAAATGGATGCGGGGCTTGATACGGGGCCTATGTTAAGTCGTGCGCAAATACCCATTTCACCCGCAGATACGGCAGCAACCTTGCATGACAAATTGGCGTCATTAGGTGCGCAACTCATCGTTGAAGAGTTACGCCTACTGGCCGAGCAAGGTAAGTTACTCGCAACACCGCAACCTGTTGAGGGCGTAACTTATGCGCAAAAGATCAGCAAACACGAGGCGAGGCTTAATTGGCAGCTGCCAGCTAAGAGGCTTGCTTGTCAGGTGCGTGCTTTTGACCCGTTCCCAGGCACGTTTGCCATGCTTGATGACGAACCACTTAAAATATGGGAAGCAGCGCCTGTTGCCGCACACAAAGTGGCGATGCCGGGAGAAATCATTGAAATTACAGCCAATGCGGTGACGATTGCGTGTGGCGCTGATGCGCTGCGTGTGACGCAGTGGCAAAAGCCAGGTGGGAAAAGGCTTCCGGTAGGTGAATTTCTAAAGGGTTTTACGTTGCGAGAAGGGCAGCGTTTTGTGGTTTGA
- the rsmB gene encoding 16S rRNA (cytosine(967)-C(5))-methyltransferase RsmB, with amino-acid sequence MQLAPDSLAFALNHAARALAAVRAGTALPAALAALFATIEVPAARGAIQDIAYRTLRALGRADALVATLVRKPPAAPVANLLTCALALLSDEPEDAAYAPFIVVDQAVHAVSTQRDARPMKGLVNAVLRNFLRSRDTLLAQIMSNPVARWNYPLWWIDQVRAAWPAAWQNILLTGNTHAPMTLRVNQRRSTVAAYLEVLHAANIPAVAAGPSAVRLLRALPVERVPGFMQGVVSVQDASAQRAAALLEVHNGMRVLDACAAPGGKTGHLLELADIDLVALEADQARAQRINENLNRLRLTATVCIGDAGTPKEWWHGQLFDRVLIDAPCSASGIVRRHPDIRWLRRSTDLTALANEQRRILAALWPLLKTGGELLYATCSIFPTEGELQAQWFESKQQDAVRLTAPGQLLPSTTLPGSDSNTDDHDGFFYARFRKQ; translated from the coding sequence ATGCAGCTTGCTCCAGATTCCCTTGCTTTTGCCCTCAATCATGCGGCCCGCGCGCTTGCTGCTGTGCGCGCTGGGACGGCATTGCCGGCAGCGCTTGCGGCGTTATTTGCAACGATTGAGGTTCCTGCGGCCCGCGGGGCAATTCAGGATATTGCCTACCGCACGTTACGCGCCTTAGGTCGGGCGGATGCATTGGTGGCTACGCTGGTGCGTAAACCGCCTGCGGCGCCGGTGGCAAATCTGCTGACTTGTGCCTTGGCTTTGCTAAGCGATGAGCCTGAAGATGCCGCTTATGCGCCTTTCATTGTGGTGGATCAGGCCGTTCACGCAGTGAGCACGCAACGCGACGCGCGTCCAATGAAGGGGCTGGTGAATGCGGTATTACGTAATTTTCTGCGCTCACGCGATACCTTACTTGCGCAAATCATGAGTAACCCGGTCGCCCGCTGGAATTATCCGCTCTGGTGGATTGATCAAGTGCGTGCCGCCTGGCCAGCTGCTTGGCAAAATATTTTGTTAACTGGCAATACGCATGCGCCCATGACTTTACGCGTCAATCAGCGCCGTTCGACAGTTGCTGCGTATCTTGAGGTCTTGCATGCGGCAAATATCCCAGCGGTAGCGGCTGGTCCCAGCGCGGTGCGACTATTGCGCGCATTACCCGTTGAGCGGGTGCCTGGCTTTATGCAAGGCGTGGTTTCGGTGCAAGATGCTAGCGCACAGCGGGCAGCTGCGCTCCTTGAGGTGCATAATGGTATGCGTGTACTCGATGCGTGCGCAGCTCCTGGCGGTAAGACGGGGCATTTGCTTGAATTAGCGGATATAGATTTAGTGGCACTGGAGGCGGATCAGGCGCGTGCACAGCGTATTAATGAAAACCTGAATCGTTTGCGATTAACTGCAACGGTGTGCATCGGTGACGCAGGCACTCCCAAGGAATGGTGGCATGGGCAATTATTTGATCGAGTGCTAATTGATGCCCCTTGTTCTGCCTCGGGCATTGTGCGTCGCCATCCGGACATCCGTTGGCTTAGGCGTTCAACTGATTTGACGGCGCTGGCCAACGAACAGCGCCGCATTTTAGCGGCACTCTGGCCATTGCTGAAAACCGGCGGTGAATTACTCTATGCTACCTGTTCTATTTTTCCGACAGAAGGCGAGCTCCAAGCGCAATGGTTTGAAAGTAAGCAACAAGATGCGGTACGATTAACTGCTCCGGGCCAGCTTCTGCCATCAACTACCCTGCCGGGCAGCGACTCAAATACGGATGACCATGACGGATTCTTTTATGCACGTTTTCGTAAACAGTGA